In Lycium ferocissimum isolate CSIRO_LF1 chromosome 7, AGI_CSIRO_Lferr_CH_V1, whole genome shotgun sequence, the sequence ATCAGAGAATACAAACAAGAGTAAGATAAATAAAGTATTGgcaaagaaggaaaatggggATAAAAGTAATTGTCcatgttaacatatcaagacaaagaaatttttcttcttcttattttacccttcacattaattactgaTTTTACTTCATTTATATTCTCAAAGAACGTAATAAGAGGGAGAAGAGGCAGTACATTGATTTAGTTTAAACACTTAGCGTGTGATATGTGTTTACCTATTGCTCTTATCATCCTAACTAATCCTAATTGGGGGACACTTGTATTTTCTGGAAAAGTACATCCTCTAAGGGGTCACatgagtaaatatttatttgcatatttacactaaattaactcaaatatattaattaaataatttaatacgTTGAaaatatgtattatattaaataatacTTTCTTTAttcgattatgtgatatagtttgaattttgaaaatcaaGCAAGAATTTTTTTGATCGCTatctatttgtttttttttttttttttttaaattctcaactattataatttatattatattattttttatgtttttttttatatatataaattacttttcataaaatttagAAATTGTGTATCCGAATTCATAGTCCATTCAAGAATTATGCGTATTTGTTTAATTGATGTTAAGTGTACAATTTATTGTCCACATGGAATTAAAAGTAGTTGAttgaagtgtacaatttatataactcttgatacaagcattcattgcgtgtacaatttgtaaaACTTGTGGTACAAGCATTTTATGCTATTTTCGTCCACTcaccacacttatatataatagatacaaaaaaagaaaaatatagaatagaaaaatagatatatatttttagtaatgtagcaaagtaatatgggatgaagggagtacttcatttattaattcttaaagaatatgaaaagtcgagtatagtaatgtggccaagtaatatgggacgaagggagtacttcatttattaattcttaaagaacgtgaaaagtcaagtaaattggccaagtaatatgggacggagggagtacttcatttattaattcttaaagatcatgaaaagtctaaattaaataagtaaaagtgcatggagaaaataaatatgtgtcgaaaaattaaaattgaagtgcatacgtgaggagaaaataaatgttcagaaagaacatgaaaagtcaaaagtgaacaactaaaagtgcacggaggaaataaatgtgtgtcgaaaaattaaaattgaagtgaatacgtctatacatgagaagagaataactattcagtactataacacatatgtctacgtgggatttattaattcctaaagaatgtgaaaagtcaaaagtgaacaagtaaatgTGCACGAGGAAATAAataagtgcatacgtgtatacattaaaagaaaataaatattaagtattatgacatatgtctacgtgggataaaaaagtagttggttaaagaatataagttatatagcttttagTATAAGAATTCATTAAGTGTACAATTTTTGAAGCGGTTGgccgtgaaaagtcaaaagcgAACAAGTGAATGTGCACGAGGAAATAAataagtgcatacgtgtatacataaaaagaaaataaatactaagtactatgacatatgtctatgtgggataaaaaaaatagttggttaAAGAGTACAAGTTATATAACTTTTAGTATAAGAATTCATTAATTGTACAATTTTTTAATACTCTGAAAATATGTACTATATTAATTAGTACTTTCTTtattcaatttatgtgatacagtttaaattttgagagtcaagcaagaattttttttgaccgctatctatttttttttttaaaattctcaattattataattcatattatattattttttatgttttctttatatatataaattacttttcataaaatttagAAATTGCATATCCGAATTCATAGGCCATTAAAGAATTATGCGTATTTGTTTAATTGATGTTAAGTGTACAATTTATTGTCCACATGGAATTAAAAGTAGTTGATTGaagtgtataatttatatagctcttgatataagtattcattgcgtgtacaatttgtaaagCTTGTGGTACAAGCATTTTATGCTATTTTTGTCCACTCACCATATatattgtacacgcaatgaatgctatTTTTGTCCACTCACCACACTTACATATAATAGATAATAAATagatagaaaaaaagaaaaatatagaatagaaaaatagacatatatttttagtaatgtagcAAAGTAATATGTGACGAAGAgattacttcatttattaattcttaaagagtGTGAAAATtcgagtatagtaatgtggccaagtaatatgggacgaagggagtacttcatttattaattcttaaagaacgtgaaaagtcaagtaaattggccaagtaatatgggacggagggagtacttcatttattaattcttaaatactGTGATAAGTCTAAattaaacaagtaaaagtgcatgaagaaaataaatatgtatcggaaaattaaaattgaagtgcatacatgagaagaaaataaatattcagcaagaatgtgaaaagtcaaaagtgaacaagtaaaagtgcatggagaaataaatgtgtgtcgaagaattaaaattgaagtgaatacgtctatacatgagaagagaataactattcagtactataacatatgtctacatgggatttattaattcctaaagaacgtgaaaagtcaaaagtgaacaagtaaatgTGCACGAGGAAATAAATAAGTGCATACGTGcatacataaaaagaaaataaatattaagtattatgacatatgtctatgtgggataaaaaaagtagttggttaaagcgtacaagttatatagcttttagTATAAGAATTCATTAAGTGTACAATTTTTGAAGCGGTTGgccgtgaaaagtcaaaagcgAACAAGTGAATGTGCACGAGGAAATAAataagtgcatacgtgtatacataaaaagaaaataaatattaaatatttgacATATGTCtatgtgggataaaaaagtagttggttaaagagTACAAGTTACATAGCTTTTAGTATAAGAattcattaaatgtacaattTTTGAAGCGGTTGGccgtgaaaagttaaaagtgaacaagtaaatatgcacgagaaaataaataagtgcatacgtgtatacgtaaaaagaaaataaatattaagtactatgatatatgtctatgtgggataaaaaagtagttggttaaagagtacaagttatatagcttttaCTATAAGAATTCATTAAGTGTACAATTTTTGAAGCGGTTGGTACAAGGAGGGACAGCCGTGTTCGTCCCTCCACcgctcttatatataatagaaaaatgtTAAAATTGGAAATAAGTACTTATCcaaatttctattttaaaaccatacacatattttattttatgccagGTATATcccatttttaatttaatgaactaaatatttaccaaaaaagtatatagaaataatcttataattatttaattctcatagtataattttcaaatttccattATAAAACCAAACACATGTTTTATATTATACTGGGTATAtctgatttttaatttaatgaaccaaatatttaccaaaaagggtatatataaatagttttataattatttaattcTATTATCATAATTCTCACATTATAATCCCGATCATGACTTGTTTGCTAACCAAATGATCCCTAACAatattgtgaattttttttccctatCAACTTGTGAAATTTTTTCACAGTGTGAATTTAAATCTAATAGAaaaaccaacttactatattatCTCAAGTCTCCTCGTTAAAGTAGGAGTAGGTAAAGTTATTGTAACACATGACAAAATCTCTTAAGACTTTGAAGAGAATCTTTGAATAAGAACCATGAATGATGAAATGGAGATTGTAGGACCTCCATTTTTCAATAGGTTTGGTGATAGCAAATTGAGTAAGCTGCAATGCCAAGCAAAGCAAAACCCCACACTCAACCAAATATCTCTCCATCTCTCACCCACTCCCTAAAAGCTAGAGAAAACATTAAAAAGTGGAGGAAGAAAAATGTCATTCTCTTTCTCacttcatcatcattatcatcatgctCCTTTTAGAaaattctttcccttttttaagtgcaaaatttccaaaaatataTTTGAGAAAAGATCTTTACTCTAGAATGTTGTTAatcaatcaaaccaacaagaagttagtgaaaaggaaaaaacatgaaaatctcatgttttagttgtttacttgaaaacaaaacctttctCTCATGATACTCATCATTCTCTCTACTAATAATTTCATTCTGaatttaacatatatacattGATAATGCCAAACATATTTACACTATAAATGTGCTTTAATATGTCATAGCAAGGATCATGTCCTCTTTTCCAGGTTACTAATCTTACTTTTTAAAGATGGTTACCTTTTTCTAGGTTTCTTATCTATTTTTAATGGGTGGTCACTTATAGTTATCTTTTGTATGACCTGAtagtataaaattattttatgttgTCAATGTACACAAGTTaaactctttctttttcaacCCCTCCCATGCTATATTACCTACTTCTCTCTTCTTACCACCTGCTCAATTTGTTTAGAAACTTTTATTGCTCAACTCTAAGTCACTCTTATCCTTGTCTTAGAACTCCATTCCACCCCTTaaagaaacaacaaaaagaaGTTCCAAACCTCCAATGCCATGTTTGCACTTCAAGTAATGTGTTATATGTACTAAAACACCATATTTTTTAGCTTATTCTTGCCTCCCAAAGACCAGATAAAGCAACATGAAATGTGTATTTGATCTTTCAACTTGTTTTTTTCTAGCAACCTAGCACCCAAGGCACCAACCTACCCTCTatccttttttcttcatttcaaggAACCATagtcttgatttttcctttatgGACTCCTTCAAGCAAACATCAACAGGTTTTCTATACAACCCTGATTTAAGTACTGATTCAGAATCTGAAATATCAGGAATTCTTGAAATTCATGTTCACCATGCTAGGAACATTCACAACATCTGCATCTATGACAACCAAGAtgtatatgccaaattttccctTACTTACAATCCTGATGAAGCCATATCAACAAGGATCATTAATGGTGGTGGAAAAAATCCAGATTTCAATGAAGATTTGGCCATGAAAGTTTCCCAAGTTGATTTCATCCTCAAATGTGAAATCTGGATGCTCAGTAGAGCCAAAACCTTATTGGAAGATCAACTCTTGGGATTTGCTTTAGTTCCTGTTTCTTCAGTTGTTGGTAAAGGAAAAATCACTCAAGATTTTAGCCTTTCTTCCACTGATTTGTTTCATTCCCCTGCTGGTATAGTCAAATTGTCCCTTTTCTTGAATACCAACAACCCCATTTCAGTATCCAACAATCCTTCTTGTTCaccatcatcttcttcttctataaGTTCAGAAGTTGTGTTACTAGACAGAAATACATCTTCTCAAATTGTTCTTGATCCAGTTGAGTATTCAAGAATAGAATTCCCAGAGATCAGTTTAGTTAAAGAGAATCAAGAAATGGTTTCCCAATATTTTGACTTAGGTGGTTCATTTCTCCAACTTGCTGCATTTCACAGTCATCATGATGATCAACAACAGCAGCCAGAAAATGACTATGAAATGGCTGCAACTAATCCAtcagaagaggaagaagaagatgatgatgatgaacttGCTGATGAACATGACTCAAATATTTCTCCCAAAGAAAGCATTCAAAATTCTTGGTTCCTTAGCTCCTCAATGACAAGTTCAGCAGGTTCCTCACCAGATAAAATGATCGATAACAAAGAGGACTCAAttaagaaagaagatgaagaaaggaAAGAACCCCATGTGGTTTTTTCAGCTCCATTAGGGAATATGATCAAGATTGATGCAGAACAGTCAGCTATGCAGCAACAGATAGTAGATATGTACATGAGAAGTATGCAGCAGTTTACTGAGTCATTAGCAAAGATGAAGCTGCCACTGGACTTGGATAAAGCTGATCAGAAAGATCATGGAAGCTCATCAGATATGAACAATAACaggaaagaaaattcaagagtgTTTTATGGTAGCAGAGCCTTCTTTTGAACTATGTCTGATCATGGTATTCAATATCTGGTTTTAGCTACTTTGGTCGATTATTCATTTTTCCTGTTCTGTTTGGAGTGACATAACAAAAGTAACTTTGTAATAGTTATTCCCATATGAGAATTGTTCTCATTAGCCACAAttccataatatttttattttttattttttttatttttttagattaaGTGTTCTATGTGATTTTGAAgaactttttcttgaattatgtTTGTACAAGTGAATTATTCATGAAGATGATATCACCATTAAAAATTGTTTAAGGACCTCGAGAGCCATTTgctcattttcaattcaatataTTATTGATTGGTCAACATAGTGCTAAGACAATTAAAAAGTGCTTTACAGTGCATCGACAATTGGCATGCCTTCCACATATGAAGTTTAAAATGCTATTGAAGAATTATTATTGTGCAGAGACCAATACCTGCAATAATCTGAAGTATTTATAGAAGCTTTAAATTTGGAATAttctttttcaaagaaaatttattttgaaggtagaaattaagaaaaatgtgCTAGTGCTGGAATAAATGggaatatatacacataaataaataaagattggaAAACAAAACCCAGTTCAAAGCAAATTATGCATGCTAGACAGTGGGTTTAGGTTAAATGATCACATTACCCAACGGCAAATAGTCGAGTTGATTAATCTTCTATTCTCAAAACAGAACAAACTATAAAATCTCTTTATGTGTATACAGAAAGAGACTCTTGGGGAAAACACTAAGAGAATCTTCAATAAGAATCTGCataaaattggtaaatatgtGGGATAAAAAAGCACAGAAGTTGGACTACTACCTCCTTTATTATGCAATTAAACAAATTTACATGTCTTCTCTCCATCCAAAGCTATCTTAACATCTGAAGCAGAGAAGGCAGTTGGAATAGATTACTAAATCTTAAGGatctaaaagataaatatgaaattCACCTAACAATGTACATTATTGGGGAAACAAGGAGCTTCCTTTCCCTTCGTCAATGATTATATATTATCTGGAATTAACAACAGGGTATGAACATGGTCCATCCCATTTACCAGCAAATCCATCATCTTCTCAACTGTGTCAATTATTttacaaagaaaataagtgaattacTGTACAGGGGTAGGGGCGATTCATGAAGTCATGATCTTTAAGGTCGCCCAGGAGCAGAACTGAACTCATTTCCGACCCATCATCACCAGACGCTGCTGGTGCTTCTCAGCAGCCGCCTTATCAGCAGCTTCGCGCTTCAGGGCCCGCTTGGCACGCCGCCCAACAAGTTCTTTAGGAGCAGCAGTCTCCTTCTTGGGCTTGCGGGAAGGACCAGCACCCGATTCCTGGAGGTTTGGTCGAATAACAGGCCTTGCTTCTTGCCTTCCTGCACTGACATATCCATTGTCTCCCCATCGTCTATTGCCTATACGGAGTCTTGAAGAACTACCAATGATATAATCTTCATCGAAACCTTCTTCCGTGTCATCATACATGTACAAGTCATCCATGTCATCATCAATCTCCACCCTTTCCTCCACAATCAATGGTTTAAACCACGATGCCCTGAGGAGAAGGCAAACGCTCTCCTCAAACATGTAGTCCTGAAGGCTGTTAAAATGGACAAATAATCATTACTCAAGAGGATAGAAGTCACCAGCTACAAATAAggaattcaaaatccaaaaaagaaGCATAGATGGCAAACATAGAAACAACAATGCATTAGTTTCCTTATCAAAAATAGAACAAACAATGCATTAGTTAGGTCAATatgtgaaagaaaaaaagaggtcTAGAAAAGTTTTTGGTCTCCAATACAACCTAACACAACATTCATACTCTGAATAGCAGACCGCGAAGCATAAAGTAGTTAATATCATGACAACAACACAGAGTCCTTATTAAGTAGGAGAATTTGAAATTAATGTGTCACCAAG encodes:
- the LOC132061796 gene encoding uncharacterized protein LOC132061796 encodes the protein MDSFKQTSTGFLYNPDLSTDSESEISGILEIHVHHARNIHNICIYDNQDVYAKFSLTYNPDEAISTRIINGGGKNPDFNEDLAMKVSQVDFILKCEIWMLSRAKTLLEDQLLGFALVPVSSVVGKGKITQDFSLSSTDLFHSPAGIVKLSLFLNTNNPISVSNNPSCSPSSSSSISSEVVLLDRNTSSQIVLDPVEYSRIEFPEISLVKENQEMVSQYFDLGGSFLQLAAFHSHHDDQQQQPENDYEMAATNPSEEEEEDDDDELADEHDSNISPKESIQNSWFLSSSMTSSAGSSPDKMIDNKEDSIKKEDEERKEPHVVFSAPLGNMIKIDAEQSAMQQQIVDMYMRSMQQFTESLAKMKLPLDLDKADQKDHGSSSDMNNNRKENSRVFYGSRAFF
- the LOC132061797 gene encoding uncharacterized protein LOC132061797 isoform X2, giving the protein MKSTAEETHRVGCENNHHGICAVCLNQIVLQETALVKGCEHAYCVTCILRWATYKEEPTCPQCKHPFEFLYIHRSLDGSLQDYMFEESVCLLLRASWFKPLIVEERVEIDDDMDDLYMYDDTEEGFDEDYIIGSSSRLRIGNRRWGDNGYVSAGRQEARPVIRPNLQESGAGPSRKPKKETAAPKELVGRRAKRALKREAADKAAAEKHQQRLVMMGRK
- the LOC132061797 gene encoding uncharacterized protein LOC132061797 isoform X1; translation: MATVVEFECPQLVNDLQDLSIQPQNKMKSTAEETHRVGCENNHHGICAVCLNQIVLQETALVKGCEHAYCVTCILRWATYKEEPTCPQCKHPFEFLYIHRSLDGSLQDYMFEESVCLLLRASWFKPLIVEERVEIDDDMDDLYMYDDTEEGFDEDYIIGSSSRLRIGNRRWGDNGYVSAGRQEARPVIRPNLQESGAGPSRKPKKETAAPKELVGRRAKRALKREAADKAAAEKHQQRLVMMGRK